The Pseudomonas viciae genomic interval CCACCAGCCCGAAGATCCCCAGCGGGGCGAAGCGGATCACCAGGCGCACGATCACGGTCACGCCATTGGACAAGTCTTCGAGCACGGTGCGTGTGGTTTGGCCAGCGTGGCGAATGGCGATGCCCATGCCGATAGCCCAGGCCAAAATGCCGATGAAGTTACCGTTCATCAGGGCCCGGACCGGGTTGTCCACCACGCTCAGCAGCAAGCTTTGCAGCACTTCGCTGATGCCGCCCGGAGCGGTGACGGCGACGTCGTGGGTCGTCAGCACCAGGCTGGACGGAAACAGCGTGCTGGCAACCACCGCGACCACGGCTGCGGCGAAAGTGCCCAGCAGATAGAGGAAAAGAATCGGGCGAATATGGGTTTCCTGGCCGTGCTTATGGTTGGCGATCGACGCCATGACCAGCACGAACACCAGGATCGGCGCCACGGCCTTGAGCGCGGAGACGAAGACCTTGCCGATGAATTCGGTGGACTTCGCCAGCTCCGGAGCCAACCACGCCAGGGCGATACCGGCGATCAGGCCGATGACGATTTGTGTGACCAGGCCAGTGCGTTTGAGGCGTTGTAAAAGGGACGGTGACAAAGCAGTCATAACGGCATCTCTGTTTTTTTTGTGTGCAACGGTCGACGAACTCAGGGCAACAAGCGGGCAGGCCACATGAGCGGGACCGAGAGGATGTACAGCATTCGCAGGGCGCGGACTTTATCACAGCTCGCTGAAAAATCTGACGGACCTGTGACGATCCGTCACCCTTATCCGGGTCATTCGGCGCGTTTTGTCTGGCCTGCAGATTCTGTTAGGCTTTGTCCTTCCCTCATTTCTCTATTTGCCAGCGAGCCCTCGGGCTAACGCTGGTATCGTCGTTTTGCTGGAGTTGTGCATGTTGTTACCCATTTTCCTGTTGTCGGCCGCCGGTTTTACCGTGCTGACTACGGAATTCATCATCGTTGGCCTGCTGCCATCCATCGCCCGCGACCTGCAAGTCACCATTCCCCAGGCCGGTCTGCTGGTCACGTTGTTCGCGTTTACGGTGGCGGCGTTCGGGCCGTTCCTGACTGCCTGGTTCGCTCGCTTCGAACGGCGCAAACTGTTTATCAGCGTGCTGGTGATGTTCGGCCTGGCCAACGTGCTGGCAACGTTCGCCCCCAATATCTGGGTGATGGCCGTTGCCCGGTTGATTCCGGCCCTGGGCTTGCCGGTGTTCTGGGCGTTGGCCAGTGAAACCGCGGTGGACATTGTCGGCCCCGAGTACGCGGGGCGGGCCATTGCCCGGATCGGCTTCGGCATCGTCTGCGCCACGGTGTTCGGCATTCCGGTGGGCACCCTTATTTCCGACGCATTCGGCTGGCGCAGCGCTTTTGCGATCCTGGCGGTCATTGCCTTCGCCAAGGCGCTGCTGCTGTTTATCTACCTGCCCAGAACCAACCTGCACCAGCATCAAGTGAGCTTGCGTTCGCAATTCAAGATCCTGCGCAGCCCGTTGATGCAAGGGCATGTGCTGCTGTCGATCCTGGTGTTCAGTGGCATGTTCACTGCCTACACCTATCTGGCGGACATTCTCGAACGCCTGGCCGGGTTCAAC includes:
- a CDS encoding MFS transporter is translated as MLLPIFLLSAAGFTVLTTEFIIVGLLPSIARDLQVTIPQAGLLVTLFAFTVAAFGPFLTAWFARFERRKLFISVLVMFGLANVLATFAPNIWVMAVARLIPALGLPVFWALASETAVDIVGPEYAGRAIARIGFGIVCATVFGIPVGTLISDAFGWRSAFAILAVIAFAKALLLFIYLPRTNLHQHQVSLRSQFKILRSPLMQGHVLLSILVFSGMFTAYTYLADILERLAGFNGTLVGWCLMGFGAVGLLGNSLGGRAVDRHPLIASMVFCLFLIGGMVAVVPAIHSTFGLAAAMGIWGVTQAALFLVSHVRLMKAAPEAPAFAASLNIAGANLGIGLGAMVGGRVIDTLGLGSVGFAAAGFILVSILLAMLLMTFKPRATCTNS